A genomic stretch from Hymenobacter psoromatis includes:
- a CDS encoding GTPase HflX has product MLKTKTHETAKEVETAVLVSVPPRRQTDAQTTEYLDELAFLIETAGAQATKRFVQKLDKPDLRSYVGEGKLAEIKAWVKHEKTSMVVFDDELLPSQLRNLEAELGVKIVDRSLLILDIFALRAKSATSRTQVELAQYQYLLPRLTGLWTHLDKQRGGVGMKGPGETEIETDRRIVRDRIAFLKEKLEDLDKQAHTQRKTRTNSIRVALVGYTNVGKSTIMNLLGKAEVFAENKLFATVDATTRKVVLDNHVPFLLSDTVGFIRKLPTKLIESFKSTLDEIREADLLVHVVDISHPAFEEQIEVVNETLREIGAADKPMLLVFNKIDQYKSEESPAPVFEADDDAEAEWPTDQAAPAPRPPLEQLQETYMARLHDPVVFISAQNKENIEALRELLARRVGELAAKRFPHFQAGYGG; this is encoded by the coding sequence CTGCTCAAAACCAAGACCCACGAAACGGCCAAGGAAGTCGAAACCGCCGTGCTCGTGAGCGTGCCCCCACGCCGCCAAACCGACGCCCAGACCACCGAGTACCTAGACGAGCTGGCGTTCCTCATCGAAACGGCCGGCGCGCAGGCCACCAAGCGCTTCGTGCAGAAGCTCGACAAGCCCGACTTGCGCAGCTACGTGGGCGAGGGTAAGCTGGCCGAAATCAAGGCCTGGGTGAAGCACGAAAAGACCAGCATGGTCGTCTTCGACGATGAGCTGCTGCCCTCGCAGCTGCGCAACCTGGAGGCCGAGCTGGGAGTCAAAATCGTGGATAGGTCGCTGCTCATTCTGGATATTTTTGCGCTGCGGGCCAAGTCGGCCACCTCGCGCACGCAGGTCGAGCTGGCCCAATATCAGTACTTGCTACCCCGCCTCACCGGCCTCTGGACTCACCTGGACAAGCAGCGTGGCGGCGTGGGCATGAAGGGTCCCGGCGAAACGGAGATTGAAACCGACCGCCGCATCGTGCGCGACCGCATCGCGTTCCTCAAAGAAAAGCTCGAAGACCTGGACAAGCAGGCCCACACCCAGCGCAAGACGCGCACTAACAGCATCCGGGTGGCGCTGGTGGGCTACACCAACGTGGGCAAAAGCACGATTATGAACCTGCTGGGCAAGGCCGAAGTCTTCGCCGAAAACAAGCTGTTTGCCACCGTGGACGCCACCACGCGCAAGGTGGTGCTCGACAACCACGTGCCGTTCCTGCTCTCCGATACGGTCGGGTTTATCCGCAAATTGCCCACCAAGCTGATTGAGAGCTTTAAGAGCACGCTGGACGAAATTCGGGAGGCCGACTTGCTGGTGCACGTCGTGGACATCTCGCACCCGGCCTTCGAGGAGCAAATCGAGGTGGTAAACGAGACGCTGCGCGAAATCGGGGCGGCCGACAAGCCGATGCTACTGGTATTCAACAAGATAGACCAATATAAATCAGAAGAAAGCCCCGCCCCCGTCTTCGAAGCAGACGATGACGCCGAAGCCGAATGGCCCACCGACCAGGCCGCGCCCGCCCCGCGCCCGCCGCTGGAGCAACTCCAAGAAACCTACATGGCCCGCCTGCACGACCCGGTGGTGTTCATCTCGGCCCAAAACAAGGAGAACATCGAAGCCCTGCGTGAGCTGCTGGCCCGCCGCGTGGGCGAGCTGGCGGCCAAGCGCTTCCCGCACTTTCAGGCCGGTTACGGGGGGTAG
- a CDS encoding pseudouridine synthase, with product MKHTFLLGVLALSWAARPLLAQSPTPPLPAGLTRVTAVEGITEYRLANGLRVLLFPDQSKPTATVNITYLVGSRLEGYGESGMAHLLEHMVFKGSTKHTNIPQELTEHGASPNGSTWYDRTNYFETFSATDTNLKWALDLEADRMVNSFIAKKDLDTEFTVVRNEFESGENSPSRVLMERVLSSAYLWHNYGKSTIGSKEDIERVPIDNLKAFYQKYYQPDNAVLLVAGKFDPASTLALISQDFGAIPTPTRVLPTAYTTEPVQDGERAVTLRRPGDTQGLAMAYHVPAGSSPDYAAVDALVEVLTNRPSGRLYKALIDSKKAASTWGFAPTLHDPGFAYFYADVRQGRSLDSARTAMTGALDAVATTQPPTAEEVTRAQTKLLKDVELLFQKSDELGLTLSEYIATGDWRLVYLYRDNLRKLTAADVQRVAAAYLKPSNRTVGEFIPDNKPDRSTIPAPPDVAALVRGYKGDAPIALGEAFDASPANIDARTKHGQLKNGLRYALLEKQNRANAVNAELKLRYGSEATLMNKSSLSSLTASMLQRGTKTRSYAQIRDAFDKAKAQVYFYGGGQTATVAIQTDKTHLPSVLDIALDCLRNPTFPAGEFDKLKQETLASLETRKQDPQALAFNLATRTAEPWPQGHIMATLPYDEQIAALKALTVEDVRAFYKQFYGGQSATLAVVGTFDEPALRQRLAKQLGSWQAATPYVRIPLQIFPVAASTQALQTNDKANAMFVTMLKYPLRDDSPDYPAVYMANYILGDGFLNSRLATRIRQKEGVSYGVGSFVSADDNDEVGSFTTYAIYNPDNSARLEAAYREEMERLAKDGVTADELKAAKSAALQAFQVQRADDRNVASTWAQYLTKAEGRTFAYDAQLEQRIAALTPEQVSAAARKYLDYSKLTIVKAGDFARASKSAAKPQP from the coding sequence ATGAAACACACTTTCCTGCTGGGCGTGCTCGCCCTGAGCTGGGCGGCCCGGCCGCTGCTGGCCCAAAGCCCTACCCCCCCCTTGCCCGCCGGCCTCACGCGGGTGACTGCCGTGGAGGGCATCACCGAATACCGGCTGGCCAACGGCCTGCGGGTGCTGCTCTTCCCGGACCAGAGCAAGCCCACGGCCACCGTCAACATCACCTATCTGGTGGGCTCGCGGCTGGAGGGCTACGGCGAAAGCGGCATGGCTCACCTGCTGGAGCACATGGTGTTCAAGGGTTCTACCAAGCACACCAATATCCCGCAGGAGCTGACCGAGCACGGGGCCAGCCCCAACGGCAGCACCTGGTATGACCGCACCAATTACTTCGAGACGTTTTCGGCCACCGATACGAATCTGAAGTGGGCGCTCGACCTGGAAGCCGACCGCATGGTGAACTCCTTCATCGCCAAAAAAGACCTCGACACCGAGTTTACGGTGGTGCGCAATGAGTTTGAGAGCGGCGAAAACTCGCCCAGCCGGGTGCTTATGGAGCGCGTGCTGAGTAGCGCCTACCTCTGGCACAACTACGGCAAGAGCACCATTGGCTCGAAGGAAGACATTGAGCGCGTGCCGATTGACAACCTCAAGGCGTTTTACCAGAAATACTACCAGCCCGACAACGCCGTGCTGCTGGTGGCCGGCAAGTTTGACCCCGCCTCGACGCTGGCCCTCATCAGCCAGGATTTTGGGGCCATCCCGACGCCCACGCGGGTGCTGCCCACGGCCTACACCACCGAGCCCGTGCAGGACGGCGAGCGAGCGGTGACGCTGCGCCGCCCCGGCGACACCCAGGGCCTGGCGATGGCCTACCACGTGCCCGCCGGTTCCAGCCCCGACTACGCGGCCGTGGACGCGCTGGTGGAAGTGCTCACCAACCGCCCCTCGGGCCGCTTGTATAAGGCGCTGATTGATAGCAAGAAAGCCGCCAGCACCTGGGGCTTCGCGCCCACGCTGCACGACCCCGGCTTTGCTTATTTCTACGCCGATGTGCGCCAGGGCCGCTCCCTCGATTCGGCCCGCACGGCCATGACGGGCGCGCTCGATGCCGTGGCCACCACCCAGCCGCCCACCGCCGAGGAAGTGACCCGCGCCCAAACCAAACTGCTGAAAGACGTGGAGTTGCTTTTTCAGAAAAGCGACGAGCTGGGCCTGACCCTGAGCGAGTACATTGCTACCGGCGACTGGCGGCTGGTGTACCTCTACCGCGACAACCTGCGCAAGCTCACCGCCGCCGACGTGCAGCGCGTGGCCGCCGCCTACCTCAAGCCCAGCAACCGCACCGTGGGCGAGTTTATCCCGGATAATAAGCCCGACCGCAGCACCATTCCGGCCCCGCCCGACGTGGCGGCGCTGGTGCGGGGCTACAAGGGCGACGCGCCCATCGCGCTGGGCGAGGCTTTCGACGCCTCGCCCGCCAACATTGACGCCCGCACCAAGCACGGCCAGCTGAAAAACGGCCTCCGGTACGCCCTGCTCGAAAAGCAGAACCGCGCCAACGCCGTGAACGCCGAGCTGAAGCTGCGCTACGGCTCAGAGGCTACCCTGATGAACAAATCGAGCCTGAGTTCACTCACGGCCAGCATGTTGCAGCGCGGCACCAAAACCCGCAGCTACGCCCAGATTCGGGATGCTTTTGATAAAGCCAAAGCCCAGGTTTATTTCTACGGCGGGGGGCAGACGGCCACCGTGGCTATTCAGACCGATAAAACGCACTTGCCCAGCGTGCTGGATATTGCCCTCGACTGCCTGCGCAATCCCACTTTTCCGGCCGGCGAGTTCGACAAGCTCAAGCAGGAAACCCTGGCGAGCCTCGAAACCCGCAAGCAAGACCCCCAGGCGCTGGCCTTCAACCTGGCTACCCGCACGGCCGAGCCCTGGCCCCAGGGCCACATCATGGCTACCCTGCCGTATGACGAGCAGATTGCGGCCCTCAAGGCCCTGACCGTGGAGGACGTGCGGGCCTTCTACAAGCAGTTTTACGGGGGCCAGAGCGCTACCCTGGCCGTGGTGGGCACCTTCGACGAGCCGGCCCTGCGCCAGCGCCTGGCCAAGCAGCTCGGCTCCTGGCAGGCCGCCACGCCCTACGTGCGGATTCCGCTGCAAATTTTTCCGGTGGCGGCCAGTACGCAGGCCCTGCAAACTAACGACAAGGCCAACGCTATGTTTGTGACCATGCTGAAATATCCGCTGCGCGACGACTCGCCCGACTACCCGGCCGTGTACATGGCCAACTACATTCTGGGCGATGGCTTCCTGAACTCGCGCCTGGCCACCCGCATCCGGCAGAAGGAGGGCGTGAGCTACGGCGTGGGCTCATTCGTGAGTGCCGACGACAACGACGAGGTGGGGAGCTTCACGACCTACGCCATCTACAACCCCGACAACTCGGCCCGCCTCGAAGCGGCCTACCGCGAAGAAATGGAGCGCCTGGCCAAAGACGGCGTGACGGCCGACGAGTTGAAAGCCGCCAAATCGGCGGCCCTGCAAGCCTTTCAGGTGCAGCGCGCCGACGACCGTAACGTGGCCAGCACCTGGGCGCAGTACCTGACCAAGGCTGAGGGCCGCACTTTCGCCTACGATGCGCAGCTGGAGCAGCGCATTGCCGCCCTCACGCCCGAGCAGGTGAGCGCCGCCGCCCGCAAGTACCTCGATTACAGCAAGCTGACCATCGTGAAGGCTGGTGACTTCGCGCGGGCATCTAAGTCGGCCGCCAAGCCGCAGCCGTAG
- a CDS encoding glycosyl transferase, with amino-acid sequence MRVAIVINTSWNIWNFRRGLVKALQAAGHEVLAIAPPDDYSARLESGLGCRYVPILMENKGTNPLKDAQLTRRFLGVYKRERPDVVLHFTIKPNIYGTLAARLAGVPSINNVSGLGTVFIVENLVSKVARGLYRLAFQFPHKVFFQNNDDRELFIRYGLIKPARTGLVPGSGVDLARFRPQEGVGPAPAAPFTFLMVARVLYEKGIVEYFEAARQVRAALGADRVRLQLLGGLDEAGGVGMPRATFEQWLKEGNVEYLGTSDHVAEHLHRADCVVLPSYREGTPKTLLEAAACGKPLVTTDVPGCRETVQNGRNGYLCAVRSAADLADKLLTVAQLPAARLAAMGQASRQLAEEKFDEQLVLRQYLAAVAEAGS; translated from the coding sequence GTGCGGGTTGCTATCGTTATTAATACGTCCTGGAACATCTGGAATTTCCGGCGCGGGCTGGTGAAAGCCCTGCAAGCCGCCGGCCACGAGGTGCTGGCCATCGCGCCGCCCGACGACTACTCGGCGCGCCTCGAAAGTGGGCTGGGCTGCCGCTACGTGCCCATCCTGATGGAAAACAAGGGCACCAACCCGCTCAAAGACGCGCAGCTAACGCGCCGGTTTTTAGGTGTTTATAAGCGCGAGCGGCCCGATGTGGTGCTGCATTTCACCATCAAGCCCAACATCTACGGCACGCTGGCGGCGCGGCTGGCGGGCGTGCCCAGCATCAACAACGTAAGCGGCCTGGGCACGGTCTTCATCGTGGAAAATCTGGTGAGCAAAGTGGCGCGCGGGCTGTATCGGCTGGCGTTTCAGTTTCCGCACAAGGTCTTTTTTCAGAACAATGACGACCGCGAATTATTCATTCGCTACGGGCTCATCAAGCCGGCGCGCACGGGCCTGGTGCCCGGCTCGGGCGTCGATTTGGCGCGCTTCCGGCCGCAGGAGGGGGTAGGGCCCGCGCCGGCCGCGCCGTTCACGTTCCTCATGGTGGCGCGCGTGCTGTATGAGAAAGGCATCGTGGAATATTTTGAGGCCGCGCGGCAGGTGCGGGCCGCGCTGGGGGCCGACCGGGTGCGCCTGCAATTGCTGGGTGGCCTCGACGAAGCGGGGGGGGTAGGGATGCCCCGCGCCACCTTCGAGCAGTGGCTGAAGGAAGGCAACGTGGAGTACCTGGGCACTTCCGACCACGTGGCTGAGCACCTGCACCGCGCTGATTGCGTGGTGCTGCCCAGCTACCGCGAAGGCACGCCCAAAACCCTGCTCGAAGCGGCGGCCTGCGGCAAACCCCTGGTAACCACCGACGTGCCCGGCTGCCGCGAAACCGTGCAAAACGGCCGCAACGGCTATCTCTGCGCAGTGCGCTCGGCCGCCGACCTGGCCGATAAGCTCCTCACGGTGGCCCAGCTGCCCGCCGCCCGCCTCGCCGCAATGGGCCAGGCCAGCCGCCAGCTGGCCGAAGAGAAATTTGACGAGCAGCTGGTGCTGCGCCAGTACTTGGCCGCCGTGGCCGAGGCGGGTTCCTAG
- a CDS encoding dTDP-4-dehydrorhamnose 3,5-epimerase, translating into MEVITYPLPGLLEFRPRIFGDPRGAFFESFSARTMENLGLPRHHWVQDNQSSSKAGTLRGLHFQRPPHAQAKLVRVAQGRALDVVVDLRHRSPTFGQHATVELSAALGNVFYVPEGFAHGFVALEDDTLFLYKCSDYYAPPAEGGLRWNDPALGIAWGFEGEALVSPKDAILPTLAELENPF; encoded by the coding sequence ATGGAAGTCATTACCTACCCCCTGCCAGGCTTGCTGGAGTTCCGGCCCCGCATTTTTGGCGACCCGCGCGGCGCGTTTTTCGAGTCGTTCAGCGCCCGCACGATGGAAAACCTGGGCCTACCCCGCCACCATTGGGTGCAGGACAACCAGAGCAGCTCGAAGGCCGGCACGCTGCGCGGCCTGCACTTTCAGCGCCCGCCCCACGCCCAGGCCAAGCTGGTGCGCGTGGCCCAGGGCCGCGCCCTCGACGTGGTGGTGGACCTGCGCCACCGCTCGCCCACCTTTGGCCAGCACGCCACAGTGGAGCTGTCGGCCGCGCTCGGCAACGTGTTCTACGTGCCCGAGGGCTTTGCCCACGGCTTCGTGGCGCTCGAAGACGACACGCTGTTTCTCTACAAATGCTCGGACTACTACGCCCCGCCCGCCGAGGGTGGCCTGCGCTGGAACGACCCCGCCCTGGGCATAGCCTGGGGCTTCGAGGGGGAGGCGCTGGTGTCGCCCAAAGACGCTATTCTGCCCACGCTGGCCGAGCTGGAAAACCCGTTTTAA
- a CDS encoding general stress protein, with the protein MATPWLPLTDAAQLQSIVQESHEHPVLIFKHSTTCAISAAAKAKLERQWPDTSLPADATIYYLDLLRYRPISGQLASEFSIEHQSPQLLLIQDGQVRYHASHMSIRLSEAGAAVAK; encoded by the coding sequence ATGGCTACTCCCTGGCTTCCGCTCACCGACGCTGCTCAGCTGCAATCCATCGTGCAAGAGTCGCACGAACACCCGGTGCTCATTTTCAAGCACAGCACTACCTGCGCCATCAGCGCGGCGGCCAAGGCCAAGCTGGAGCGCCAGTGGCCCGACACCTCGCTGCCCGCCGATGCCACCATCTATTACCTCGATTTGCTGCGCTATCGCCCCATCTCGGGCCAGCTTGCCAGCGAGTTCAGCATCGAGCACCAGTCGCCGCAGCTGCTCCTGATTCAGGATGGCCAAGTGCGCTACCACGCCTCGCACATGAGCATTCGCCTCAGCGAAGCCGGCGCGGCCGTAGCAAAGTAG
- a CDS encoding dehydrogenase — translation MTFDRKDYPNDLLLHLYRELLKPRLIEEKMLILLRQGKVSKWFSGIGQEAISVGSTLALNADEYILPLHRNLGVFTGRGVPLGRLFAQWQGKATGYTQGRDRSFHFGTNEHHIVGMISHLGPQLAVADGIALADLLDEKPRVTLTYSGDGGASEGDFHEALNVAAVWQLPVIFLVENNGYGLSTPSNEQFHFKSFVDKGPAYGMEAVQIDGNNVLEVYDKIKTLAEDLRQNPRPVLVEALTFRMRGHEEASGTKYVPAELLQEWAQKDPVGTYEKWLLAEGILSETSRVQVRESIKQEIETGWQESEAAPAPTPDNTRELADMYAPSGVKSEELRVKSLPDDADKMKGGGSESENLTDNEQLLTLNSQLLTKEIRFIDAIQQGLRQSMERFPELVLMGQDIAEYGGVFKITDGFVAEFGKGRVRNTPLCESAIVGAGLGLSIRGKKAMVEMQFADFVTCGFNQIVNNLAKSYYRWGQNADVVVRMPTGAGSAAGPFHSQSNEAWFTHVPGLKVVYPSNPHDAKGLLCAAFEDPNPVMYFEHKLLYRSLSGPVPEAYYTTPIGQAALAQEGNDLSIITYGMGVHWALAACKELEIQADILDLRTLLPWDAEAVGRSVRKTGRVLILHEDTLTGGLGGEIAAWIAENCFSSLDAPVRRVASLDTAVPFAPPLEAGFLPQQRLREQLRALRDY, via the coding sequence ATGACCTTTGACCGCAAAGACTACCCCAACGACCTGCTGCTGCACCTCTACCGCGAGCTGCTGAAGCCACGCCTGATTGAGGAAAAAATGTTGATTCTGCTGCGCCAGGGCAAGGTCAGCAAGTGGTTTTCGGGCATCGGGCAGGAAGCCATCTCGGTGGGCAGCACGCTAGCGCTGAACGCCGACGAGTATATCCTACCCCTGCACCGCAACCTGGGCGTGTTCACGGGGCGCGGGGTGCCGCTGGGGCGGCTGTTTGCGCAGTGGCAGGGCAAGGCCACGGGCTACACCCAGGGGCGCGACCGCTCGTTTCACTTCGGCACCAACGAGCACCACATCGTGGGCATGATTTCGCACCTCGGCCCGCAGCTGGCCGTGGCCGACGGCATCGCGCTGGCCGATTTGCTGGACGAGAAGCCCCGCGTAACGCTCACCTATTCCGGCGACGGCGGGGCCAGCGAGGGCGACTTCCACGAGGCGCTGAACGTGGCGGCGGTGTGGCAGCTGCCGGTTATTTTCTTAGTAGAAAACAACGGCTATGGCCTCAGCACGCCCAGCAACGAGCAGTTTCATTTCAAGTCCTTCGTGGATAAAGGCCCCGCCTATGGCATGGAGGCCGTGCAGATTGACGGCAACAACGTGCTCGAAGTCTATGATAAAATCAAAACCCTGGCCGAAGACCTGCGCCAAAACCCGCGCCCAGTGCTGGTGGAGGCCCTGACCTTCCGGATGCGCGGCCACGAAGAGGCCAGCGGCACCAAGTACGTGCCCGCCGAGCTGCTGCAAGAGTGGGCGCAGAAAGACCCCGTGGGAACCTATGAAAAGTGGCTGCTGGCTGAGGGCATTCTCAGCGAAACCAGCCGCGTGCAGGTCCGCGAAAGCATCAAGCAGGAGATAGAAACCGGCTGGCAGGAGAGCGAGGCCGCCCCGGCCCCTACCCCCGACAACACCCGCGAGCTGGCCGATATGTACGCGCCGTCGGGAGTGAAGAGTGAAGAGTTAAGAGTTAAGAGTTTGCCGGATGATGCTGATAAAATGAAGGGGGGAGGGTCAGAAAGTGAGAATTTGACGGATAATGAACAACTCTTAACTCTCAACTCTCAACTCTTAACTAAAGAAATCCGCTTCATCGATGCCATCCAGCAGGGGCTGCGGCAGAGCATGGAGCGCTTTCCCGAACTGGTGCTCATGGGCCAGGACATTGCTGAATACGGCGGCGTGTTTAAGATTACCGATGGTTTCGTGGCCGAGTTTGGGAAGGGTCGGGTGCGCAACACGCCGCTGTGCGAGTCGGCCATCGTGGGGGCGGGGCTGGGGCTGAGCATCCGGGGCAAAAAGGCGATGGTGGAGATGCAGTTTGCCGACTTCGTGACCTGCGGCTTCAATCAGATTGTCAATAACTTAGCCAAGAGCTACTACCGCTGGGGCCAAAATGCCGACGTGGTAGTGCGCATGCCCACCGGCGCGGGCTCGGCGGCCGGGCCCTTCCACAGCCAGAGCAACGAGGCGTGGTTCACGCACGTGCCGGGCCTGAAAGTGGTGTATCCTAGCAACCCGCACGACGCCAAGGGCCTGCTCTGCGCCGCGTTTGAAGACCCCAACCCGGTCATGTATTTTGAGCACAAGCTGCTCTACCGCTCGCTGAGCGGGCCGGTGCCGGAGGCGTACTACACCACGCCCATCGGCCAGGCGGCCTTGGCGCAGGAGGGTAATGACTTGAGCATCATTACCTACGGCATGGGCGTGCACTGGGCACTGGCCGCGTGCAAAGAGCTGGAAATTCAGGCCGACATCCTCGACTTGCGCACGCTGCTGCCCTGGGATGCGGAGGCCGTGGGCCGCTCGGTGCGCAAAACCGGCCGCGTGCTCATCCTGCACGAAGACACGCTGACGGGCGGCCTGGGCGGCGAAATCGCGGCCTGGATTGCCGAAAACTGCTTTAGCAGCCTCGACGCGCCGGTGCGCCGCGTGGCCTCGCTCGATACGGCCGTGCCCTTCGCGCCGCCGCTTGAGGCAGGGTTTTTGCCGCAGCAGCGGCTGCGCGAGCAGCTGCGGGCGCTGCGCGACTATTAG
- a CDS encoding cytosine methyltransferase: MPTFYEFFAGGGMARAGLGKQWQCLLANDFSPKKAAAYRTNWGNDDLVVADVAALTARQLPEEADLAWASSPCQDVSLAGKNQGLGAAEAEVFTRSGAFWHFWRLMQGLRQEQRAPKIIVLENVCGIITSNRGADFAAIVAAFMREDYRVGAVVIDAALFVPQSRKRVFIIGVQADLVLPAGLHWLHPLPAWHPAALQQAYAGLNPILQQAWIWWNLPLPPLRSQNFLDIVEAEPTGVLWHTPAETARLLDLMSADHRQKVAQVAQTGRPAVGGIYRRMRLNAQGQKVQRAEVRFDDIAGCLRTGSGGSSKQSLLFVHGNSIRSRLLSPREAVRLMGLPDAYVLPSTYGDAYHLAGDGVAVPVVRHLAHHVFEAIVAAQLVPQLA; the protein is encoded by the coding sequence ATGCCCACCTTTTATGAGTTTTTTGCTGGCGGCGGTATGGCCCGCGCTGGATTAGGGAAGCAGTGGCAATGCCTATTGGCCAATGATTTCAGCCCTAAAAAGGCAGCCGCTTATCGGACAAACTGGGGCAATGATGATTTGGTAGTGGCCGACGTGGCGGCGCTCACGGCGCGGCAGCTTCCCGAGGAGGCCGACTTAGCCTGGGCTTCCTCTCCCTGCCAGGACGTATCGCTGGCCGGCAAAAACCAAGGATTAGGAGCCGCCGAGGCGGAAGTATTTACGCGCTCGGGGGCATTCTGGCACTTCTGGCGGCTGATGCAGGGCCTGCGCCAGGAGCAGCGCGCCCCTAAAATAATTGTTCTGGAGAATGTGTGCGGCATTATCACCTCCAATCGGGGAGCCGATTTTGCCGCTATTGTGGCCGCCTTCATGCGAGAGGACTACAGGGTAGGCGCGGTAGTGATTGACGCGGCCTTGTTTGTGCCTCAATCGCGCAAGCGGGTTTTTATCATCGGGGTGCAGGCTGATTTGGTACTCCCAGCCGGGCTGCACTGGTTACATCCGCTGCCGGCTTGGCACCCCGCTGCCCTCCAACAGGCTTACGCAGGCTTAAACCCTATCCTTCAACAGGCTTGGATTTGGTGGAACCTGCCGTTGCCACCACTCCGTTCGCAAAACTTCCTGGATATAGTAGAAGCCGAGCCAACCGGCGTGCTCTGGCATACGCCGGCTGAAACGGCCCGACTGCTGGATTTAATGAGCGCGGACCATAGGCAGAAAGTGGCCCAGGTAGCGCAAACCGGCCGGCCGGCTGTTGGCGGTATTTACCGGCGGATGCGCCTAAACGCGCAGGGCCAGAAGGTGCAGCGGGCCGAAGTACGTTTTGATGATATAGCGGGCTGCCTGCGAACCGGGTCGGGCGGGTCGTCCAAGCAGTCGTTGCTATTTGTGCATGGCAATTCCATTCGCTCCCGGCTCTTGTCGCCGCGCGAAGCGGTGCGCCTCATGGGCCTGCCCGACGCCTATGTGCTCCCCTCCACCTATGGGGATGCCTACCATCTGGCGGGCGATGGGGTAGCGGTTCCCGTGGTGCGGCACTTGGCGCATCATGTATTCGAGGCAATAGTGGCCGCCCAATTAGTGCCTCAGCTGGCTTAG